One window from the genome of Leptospira broomii serovar Hurstbridge str. 5399 encodes:
- a CDS encoding LIC11274 family protein, which translates to MKKLLVFMIAMFIAPAILHGEAVSMKAYKKRVELLTYLREIEPIVRNYPGEQKTPQNQQGQAAPQQSEGDRIGKYKELKRLYQEGLLYFFEGNHVNSYRRFLEAQFGMELLLEEISQAYVERTEEMLKTAIERKNPNNPQDKALVDIAVEYGQGSYIRADIKENREAPYFRRMYNPREYHYVTSKYTIEKNMELGYQFLGEAKETRNNALKIEKQLEKHQKLQPSHRKYRIEYYLGAINLCRDARANAINIFKLKYPYDNYFIQRSDAKTEELKNEYGEITPAEVVSIEGVTYDFTQNPLVRLDAKMSPVFDKRIPDEYRKDAVDVLGRVFDDEISSRLYLRWDAEKRKALVGDKLPPGKTKATQPANTNK; encoded by the coding sequence ATGAAGAAACTACTCGTTTTCATGATCGCGATGTTTATCGCGCCCGCAATCCTCCACGGCGAAGCCGTTTCGATGAAGGCATATAAGAAACGGGTCGAACTCCTTACCTACTTACGGGAGATAGAGCCGATCGTTCGGAATTATCCGGGCGAGCAAAAAACGCCACAGAACCAGCAAGGCCAAGCTGCACCGCAGCAATCCGAAGGGGATCGAATCGGGAAATACAAGGAGTTGAAGCGCCTTTACCAAGAGGGTTTGCTTTACTTCTTTGAAGGGAATCACGTCAATTCATATCGTCGTTTCTTAGAAGCGCAATTCGGAATGGAACTTCTATTAGAAGAAATTTCCCAGGCTTACGTTGAAAGAACCGAAGAAATGCTGAAAACGGCGATTGAAAGAAAAAATCCGAACAATCCGCAAGATAAAGCTCTTGTCGACATCGCAGTCGAATACGGACAAGGGAGTTATATTCGCGCCGATATTAAAGAAAATCGCGAAGCTCCTTATTTCCGGAGAATGTATAATCCTCGCGAATACCATTACGTAACAAGCAAGTATACGATTGAAAAGAATATGGAGCTCGGTTACCAATTTTTGGGGGAAGCGAAAGAGACCAGAAATAATGCGCTCAAAATTGAGAAGCAATTGGAAAAACATCAAAAGCTTCAGCCAAGCCATCGCAAATATCGGATAGAATATTATTTAGGCGCCATCAATCTTTGCCGGGATGCAAGAGCGAACGCTATCAATATCTTTAAATTGAAATACCCCTATGATAATTACTTCATTCAAAGATCCGATGCCAAGACGGAGGAACTGAAAAACGAATACGGGGAAATTACTCCTGCGGAAGTCGTTTCAATCGAAGGAGTTACCTACGATTTCACCCAGAATCCTCTAGTCCGTTTGGATGCAAAAATGAGTCCCGTATTCGATAAACGGATTCCGGATGAATATCGTAAGGATGCGGTAGACGTTCTCGGCAGAGTGTTTGACGATGAGATCAGTAGTCGTTTGTATCTGAGATGGGATGCCGAAAAGAGAAAGGCCCTCGTTGGAGATAAACTTCCTCCCGGGAAAACGAAGGCAACCCAGCCTGCGAATACGAATAAGTAA